From a single Streptomyces sp. NBC_00377 genomic region:
- a CDS encoding helix-turn-helix domain-containing protein produces the protein MVRTPLTPEERERGERLGRLLREARGGHSMTAIAASAGISAETLRKIETGRAPTPAFFTVAALARVLGLSMDELAGLCVPAPA, from the coding sequence ATGGTGCGCACCCCCTTGACCCCGGAAGAGCGAGAACGCGGCGAGCGGCTCGGCCGGCTGCTGCGCGAGGCCCGCGGCGGCCACAGCATGACCGCGATCGCGGCGAGCGCCGGCATCTCCGCCGAGACCCTCCGCAAGATCGAGACCGGCCGCGCGCCGACCCCGGCGTTCTTCACCGTCGCCGCGCTCGCCCGCGTGCTCGGCCTGTCGATGGACGAGTTGGCGGGGCTGTGCGTGCCCGCCCCCGCGTGA
- the map gene encoding type I methionyl aminopeptidase: protein MVELKTDTSIEAMYEAGQVVARALTAVRDAADVGVSLLELDELAHDVLRAAGATSPFLGYRPSFAMTPFPAVLCASVNDAIVHGIPTGYRLRDGDLVSMDFGAALNGWVGDSAISFTVGTPRAADVRLIETAERALAAGIEAAVVGNRIGDIAHAIGTVCRTAGYGIPDGFGGHGIGRHMHEDPGVPNEGRPGRGYPLRPGMALAIEPMLIAGGGDGYHEAPDGWTLRTNDGSRAAHVEHTVAITEAGPRILTERR, encoded by the coding sequence ATGGTGGAACTGAAGACGGACACGTCGATCGAGGCCATGTACGAGGCGGGGCAGGTGGTCGCCCGGGCGCTGACAGCCGTGCGCGACGCCGCCGACGTGGGCGTATCCCTGCTGGAGCTGGACGAGCTGGCCCACGACGTACTGAGGGCGGCGGGGGCGACGTCGCCTTTCCTCGGCTACCGCCCGTCCTTCGCCATGACGCCCTTCCCCGCGGTGCTCTGCGCCTCCGTGAACGACGCCATCGTGCACGGCATCCCCACCGGCTACCGGCTGCGCGACGGCGACCTCGTCTCGATGGACTTCGGCGCCGCGCTGAACGGCTGGGTCGGCGACTCCGCGATCAGCTTCACCGTGGGCACGCCGCGTGCGGCGGACGTCCGGCTGATCGAGACCGCCGAGCGCGCCCTCGCGGCCGGCATCGAGGCGGCGGTCGTCGGCAACCGCATCGGCGACATCGCGCACGCGATCGGCACCGTGTGCCGGACCGCGGGCTACGGCATCCCGGACGGCTTCGGGGGCCACGGAATCGGCCGCCACATGCACGAGGACCCGGGGGTCCCCAACGAGGGCCGCCCCGGGCGCGGCTACCCGCTGCGCCCCGGTATGGCCCTCGCGATCGAACCGATGCTGATCGCCGGCGGCGGGGACGGCTATCACGAGGCGCCCGACGGCTGGACCCTGCGGACGAACGACGGCTCGAGGGCGGCCCACGTGGAACACACCGTGGCGATCACCGAGGCAGGCCCCAGGATCCTCACCGAGCGACGGTAG
- a CDS encoding ATP-dependent Clp protease ATP-binding subunit, with protein MTSGFTGPEGYGDPFGEFLARFFGGPRPGPRQINIGQLLSRPARDLVRDAAQYAAEHGSRDLDTEHLLRAALTAEPTRGLLSRAGADPDALATEIDERSGPVQHPPGEAPPPTSLSLTPAAKRALLDAHDLARSRGAGYIGPEHVLSALAANPDSAAGHILNAARFAASSLPPEPPEAAQTVRTGDRQRPTGTPTLDKYGSDLTELARQGRIDPVIGRDDEIEQTIEVLSRRGKNNPVLIGDAGVGKTAIVEGLAQRIADGDVPDVLVARRVVSLDLTGVVAGTRYRGDFEERLTNIVDEIRAHSDQLIVFIDELHTVVGAGGGGEGGSMDAGNILKPALARGELHIVGATTLEEYRRIEKDAALARRFQPILVPEPSVADALEILRGLRDRYEAHHQVRYTDEALVAAVELSDRYLTDRRLPDKAIDLIDQSGARVRLGARTKGTDVRAMEREAEELARDKDQAVADESYEQATRLRDRITELKQRIADASGENTSDEGRHLEVTAEAIAEVVSRQTGIPVASLTQEEKDRLLALEEHLHERVVGQEEAVRVVADAVLRSRAGLASPDRPIGSFLFLGPTGVGKTELARALAESLFGSEERMVRLDMSEYQERHTVSRLVGAPPGYVGHEEAGQLTEVVRRHPYSLLLLDEVEKAHPDVFNILLQVLDDGRLTDSQGRTVDFTNTVIVMTSNLGSEAITRRGAGIGFGSGGADADEEARREQILRPLREHFRPEFLNRIDEIVVFRQLTGEQLRRITDMLLARTRRLTQAQGISVEFTEAATGWLAERGYQPEYGARPLRRTIQREVENQLSRLLLDGRLEEGDRVTVDVEDGRLAFRTRTGEPPAPEL; from the coding sequence ATGACCAGCGGTTTCACCGGCCCGGAGGGCTACGGCGACCCCTTCGGCGAGTTCCTGGCCCGCTTCTTCGGCGGACCTCGCCCCGGCCCCCGTCAGATCAACATCGGCCAACTCCTCAGCCGGCCGGCGAGGGACCTCGTGCGCGACGCGGCCCAGTACGCCGCCGAGCACGGCAGCCGTGACCTGGACACCGAGCACCTGCTGCGCGCGGCCCTCACCGCGGAGCCGACGCGTGGTCTGCTCAGCCGGGCCGGGGCCGACCCGGACGCCCTCGCGACGGAGATCGACGAGCGGTCGGGTCCCGTCCAGCACCCGCCGGGCGAGGCGCCACCGCCGACGTCGCTCTCCCTGACCCCGGCCGCCAAACGCGCCCTGCTGGACGCGCACGACCTGGCCCGCTCCCGCGGCGCGGGGTACATCGGCCCGGAGCACGTGCTCAGCGCCCTCGCCGCGAACCCGGACTCCGCGGCCGGCCACATCCTCAACGCGGCCCGCTTCGCCGCCTCGAGCCTGCCGCCCGAGCCGCCGGAGGCCGCGCAGACGGTCCGCACCGGCGACCGGCAGCGGCCCACCGGCACCCCCACCCTGGACAAGTACGGCAGCGATCTCACGGAACTGGCCCGCCAGGGCCGCATCGACCCGGTGATCGGGCGTGACGACGAGATCGAGCAGACCATCGAGGTGCTCTCCCGGCGCGGCAAGAACAACCCGGTGCTGATCGGCGACGCCGGCGTCGGCAAGACCGCCATCGTGGAGGGGCTGGCCCAGCGGATCGCGGACGGGGACGTGCCGGACGTCCTCGTCGCCCGGCGCGTGGTCTCCCTGGACCTGACGGGCGTGGTCGCGGGCACCCGCTACCGCGGCGACTTCGAGGAACGCCTGACCAACATCGTCGACGAGATACGGGCGCACTCCGACCAGCTGATCGTCTTCATCGACGAACTGCACACCGTCGTCGGCGCGGGCGGCGGGGGCGAGGGCGGGTCCATGGACGCCGGCAACATCCTCAAGCCGGCCCTGGCCCGCGGCGAACTGCACATCGTGGGCGCGACGACGCTGGAGGAGTACCGGCGGATCGAGAAGGACGCGGCGCTGGCCCGCCGTTTCCAGCCGATCCTCGTCCCCGAGCCGTCCGTCGCGGACGCGCTGGAGATCCTGCGCGGGCTGCGCGACCGCTACGAGGCCCACCATCAGGTCCGTTACACCGACGAGGCGCTGGTCGCGGCCGTGGAGCTGTCCGACCGCTACCTCACCGACCGGCGCCTGCCCGACAAGGCGATCGACCTGATCGACCAGAGCGGCGCGCGGGTGCGGCTCGGCGCCCGCACGAAGGGCACGGACGTACGGGCCATGGAACGCGAGGCCGAGGAGCTGGCCCGTGACAAGGACCAGGCGGTCGCGGACGAGAGTTACGAGCAGGCCACCCGGCTGCGGGACCGCATCACCGAGTTGAAGCAGCGCATCGCGGACGCCAGCGGCGAGAACACCTCGGACGAGGGCCGGCATCTGGAGGTCACCGCGGAGGCGATCGCCGAGGTGGTGTCCCGGCAGACCGGCATCCCGGTCGCCAGCCTCACCCAGGAGGAGAAGGACCGTCTGCTCGCCCTGGAGGAGCACCTGCACGAGCGGGTGGTCGGTCAGGAGGAGGCCGTACGGGTCGTCGCGGACGCGGTGCTGCGTTCGCGTGCCGGGCTCGCCAGTCCGGACCGGCCGATCGGCAGCTTCCTGTTCCTCGGTCCGACCGGCGTCGGCAAGACCGAACTGGCGCGCGCCCTGGCGGAGTCGCTGTTCGGCAGCGAGGAGCGCATGGTCCGGCTCGACATGAGCGAGTACCAGGAGCGGCACACGGTCAGCAGGCTGGTCGGCGCCCCGCCCGGCTACGTCGGCCACGAGGAGGCCGGGCAGCTGACGGAGGTCGTGCGCAGGCACCCGTACTCCCTGCTCCTGCTCGACGAGGTGGAGAAGGCGCACCCGGACGTCTTCAACATCCTGCTCCAGGTCCTCGACGACGGCCGGCTCACCGACTCCCAGGGCCGCACGGTCGACTTCACCAACACGGTCATCGTGATGACCAGCAACCTGGGTTCGGAGGCGATCACCCGGCGTGGCGCCGGCATCGGTTTCGGCTCGGGAGGCGCGGACGCCGACGAGGAGGCGCGGCGCGAGCAGATCCTGCGGCCGCTGCGTGAGCACTTCCGGCCGGAGTTCCTCAACCGGATCGACGAGATCGTCGTGTTCCGGCAGCTCACCGGAGAGCAACTGCGCCGGATCACCGACATGTTGCTGGCGAGGACGCGTCGCCTGACGCAGGCGCAGGGCATCTCGGTCGAGTTCACCGAGGCCGCCACGGGCTGGCTCGCCGAGCGCGGTTACCAGCCCGAGTACGGGGCCCGCCCGCTGCGTCGGACCATCCAGCGCGAGGTCGAAAACCAGCTGTCCCGGCTGCTGCTCGACGGGCGGCTCGAGGAGGGCGACCGGGTGACGGTGGACGTCGAGGACGGGCGGCTCGCGTTCCGTACGCGTACCGGCGAACCACCCGCCCCCGAACTCTGA
- the ggt gene encoding gamma-glutamyltransferase, with protein sequence MRRPVARKLSVLAVSAAVVTVGAAAPPAAGRAPVGKAPVAVGYGGAVASVDADASAAGIEVLRKGGNAVDAAVATAAALGVTEPYSSGIGGGGYFVYYDARSRTVHTIDGRETAPLTADSGLFLENGKPLAFADAVSSGLAVGTPGTPATWATALKEWGSEKLGTVLKPAQRIARDGFTVDETFRTQTAANETRFRYFPDTAELFLPGGRLPVVGSTFKNPDLARTYEELARKGVGAIYRGDLGEDIVATVNKPPVDPGSGWNARPGALSGKDLAAYRAKLQAPTRTSYRGLGVYSIAPSSSGGTTVGEALNILERTDLSKASDVQYLHHYLEASRIAFADRGRWVGDPAFEDVPTRQLLSQKYADSRACLIKDDAVLTSPVAPGDPRHPAACGTGGTAAPTTYEGENTTHLTVADKWGNVVSYTLTIEQTGGSGITVPGRGFLLNNELTDFSFAPANPAVHDPNLPGPGKRPRSSISPTIVLDGHNKPVVALGSPGGATIITTVLQTLTGFLDRGLPLVDAIAAPRASQRNAAQTELEPALYNDTTPEGLRARLEAIGHSFKLNPEIGAATGVQRLPNGKWLAAAETVRRGGGSAQVVHPAA encoded by the coding sequence ATGCGTCGCCCTGTCGCGCGGAAACTGTCGGTCCTGGCCGTCTCGGCCGCCGTGGTCACGGTGGGGGCCGCCGCGCCACCCGCCGCCGGGAGGGCCCCTGTTGGGAAGGCACCGGTCGCCGTCGGGTACGGCGGTGCCGTCGCCAGCGTCGACGCGGACGCCTCCGCGGCCGGTATCGAGGTGCTGCGCAAGGGGGGCAACGCCGTCGACGCGGCCGTCGCGACGGCCGCCGCCCTCGGAGTCACCGAGCCCTACTCCTCCGGCATCGGCGGAGGCGGCTACTTCGTCTACTACGACGCCAGATCCCGTACGGTGCACACCATCGACGGGCGCGAGACCGCCCCGCTGACGGCGGACTCCGGTCTCTTCCTGGAGAACGGCAAGCCGCTCGCCTTCGCCGATGCCGTGAGCAGCGGTCTGGCGGTCGGCACGCCCGGGACACCCGCCACGTGGGCGACCGCGCTGAAGGAGTGGGGCAGCGAAAAGCTCGGCACGGTCCTGAAGCCCGCCCAGCGCATCGCGCGCGACGGATTCACCGTCGACGAGACCTTCCGCACCCAGACCGCCGCCAACGAGACCCGTTTCCGCTACTTCCCGGACACCGCCGAGCTGTTCCTGCCCGGCGGCCGGCTCCCCGTCGTCGGCTCGACGTTCAAGAACCCCGACCTCGCCCGCACCTACGAGGAACTGGCCCGCAAGGGCGTCGGCGCGATCTACCGGGGCGACCTCGGCGAGGACATCGTCGCCACGGTCAACAAGCCGCCGGTGGACCCGGGTTCGGGATGGAACGCCCGGCCGGGCGCGCTGTCGGGCAAGGATCTCGCGGCCTACCGCGCCAAGCTCCAGGCGCCCACGAGGACCTCGTACCGCGGCCTGGGCGTCTACTCCATCGCGCCCTCCTCCTCGGGCGGGACGACGGTCGGCGAAGCCCTCAACATCCTGGAGAGGACCGACCTCTCGAAGGCGAGCGACGTCCAGTACCTGCACCACTACCTCGAAGCCAGCCGCATCGCGTTCGCCGACCGCGGGCGCTGGGTCGGCGACCCCGCCTTCGAGGACGTGCCCACCCGGCAGCTGCTGTCGCAGAAGTACGCCGACTCACGCGCGTGCCTCATCAAGGACGACGCCGTCCTCACCAGCCCGGTCGCGCCGGGCGACCCGCGTCACCCGGCCGCCTGCGGCACGGGCGGCACGGCGGCTCCGACGACCTACGAGGGCGAGAACACCACGCACCTGACCGTCGCCGACAAGTGGGGCAACGTCGTCTCCTACACGCTCACCATCGAGCAGACCGGCGGCAGCGGCATCACCGTGCCCGGCCGCGGCTTCCTGCTCAACAACGAACTGACGGACTTCTCCTTCGCCCCCGCCAACCCGGCCGTCCACGACCCCAACCTGCCCGGCCCGGGCAAGCGGCCGCGCTCGTCGATCTCGCCGACGATCGTGCTCGACGGTCACAACAAGCCCGTGGTGGCGCTGGGTTCGCCCGGCGGCGCGACCATCATCACCACCGTGCTCCAGACCCTGACCGGGTTCCTCGACCGCGGTCTGCCGCTCGTCGACGCGATCGCCGCGCCGCGAGCGAGCCAGCGCAACGCCGCTCAGACGGAGTTGGAGCCCGCGCTCTACAACGACACCACCCCCGAGGGGCTCCGCGCCCGACTGGAGGCCATCGGGCACTCCTTCAAGCTCAACCCCGAGATCGGCGCCGCCACGGGCGTGCAGCGGCTGCCGAACGGCAAGTGGCTGGCCGCCGCCGAGACCGTGCGGCGCGGCGGCGGCTCGGCACAGGTGGTGCACCCGGCGGCGTGA
- a CDS encoding alpha/beta fold hydrolase, whose translation MALRTTAVGAVCATLAAGGALDLAPAAQAAAGSVRYVDIAGDGGTVLKANVVTPADGTRRHPLIVLPTSWGFPQVEYLVQAQRLADAGYVVVGYNVRGFWQSGGDIDVAGPHDVADAAEVVDWALAHTPSDPEHIGMAGVSYGAGISLLAAAHDPRVKAVASLSGWGDLIDSIYSGRTQHVQAAAVLDTVGTVVGRQSPESRRVFSAFYSSDLSKEKDILAWGKKRSPATFLDQLNKNGAAIMLAGSWGDTIFPPNQSAALYEKLTGPKRLEFRPGDHATAELTGLFGLPNDVWTDTGRWFDHYLKGEDNGVDREQPVRLKSRSTSGYEGYPDWKSVNANRTGFDLAGSTSIHTGVDSGADGGIVFLSSILDQVARMPPVAAVPLLPRRWAAVWQSAKYATAQRVRGTAKLHTTVTPTDESGTLVAYLYDVGPLGIGKLVAHAPYTFHARTPGKPFGLDLDLFSTAYDVPAGHRLALVVDTVDPLYIEHNPSGARLTFSSPADDPSYVSVPLREQ comes from the coding sequence ATGGCCCTTCGTACGACCGCCGTGGGCGCCGTCTGCGCGACCCTGGCCGCCGGCGGAGCACTGGACCTCGCCCCCGCCGCGCAGGCCGCCGCGGGGAGCGTGCGGTACGTCGACATCGCCGGGGACGGCGGCACGGTCCTCAAGGCCAACGTGGTCACCCCGGCCGACGGCACCCGCCGCCACCCGCTGATCGTGCTGCCGACCAGCTGGGGCTTCCCGCAGGTCGAGTACCTCGTGCAGGCGCAGCGGCTCGCCGACGCCGGTTACGTGGTGGTCGGTTACAACGTGCGCGGCTTCTGGCAGTCCGGCGGCGACATCGACGTGGCCGGGCCGCACGACGTCGCCGACGCCGCCGAGGTCGTGGACTGGGCGCTCGCCCACACCCCCAGCGACCCGGAGCACATCGGCATGGCGGGCGTCTCCTACGGCGCCGGGATCAGCCTGCTGGCCGCGGCCCACGACCCACGGGTCAAGGCCGTCGCCTCCCTCAGCGGCTGGGGCGACCTGATCGACTCGATCTACTCCGGCCGTACCCAGCACGTCCAGGCCGCCGCCGTCCTCGACACCGTGGGCACGGTGGTCGGCCGTCAGAGCCCCGAGTCCCGGCGGGTGTTCTCGGCCTTCTACTCCTCCGACCTGTCGAAGGAGAAGGACATCCTCGCCTGGGGGAAGAAACGTTCCCCCGCTACGTTCCTGGACCAGCTCAACAAGAACGGGGCGGCCATCATGCTCGCCGGCTCCTGGGGAGACACGATCTTCCCGCCCAACCAGTCGGCCGCCCTCTACGAGAAGCTGACCGGCCCCAAGCGGCTGGAGTTCCGCCCCGGCGACCATGCGACCGCCGAACTCACCGGGCTGTTCGGGCTGCCCAACGACGTGTGGACCGACACCGGGCGCTGGTTCGACCACTACCTCAAGGGCGAGGACAACGGCGTCGACCGCGAGCAGCCCGTCCGGCTCAAGTCCCGTTCCACCAGCGGCTACGAGGGCTACCCGGACTGGAAGTCGGTGAACGCGAACCGCACCGGGTTCGACCTCGCGGGCTCCACCTCGATCCACACCGGCGTGGACTCGGGCGCGGACGGCGGGATCGTCTTCCTGTCCAGCATCCTCGACCAGGTGGCCAGGATGCCCCCGGTGGCGGCCGTCCCGCTCCTCCCCCGCCGCTGGGCCGCCGTGTGGCAGTCCGCCAAGTACGCCACCGCACAGCGGGTGCGCGGAACGGCGAAGCTGCACACCACCGTCACCCCGACCGACGAGAGCGGCACCCTCGTCGCCTACCTGTACGACGTGGGGCCGCTCGGCATCGGCAAGCTGGTCGCCCACGCTCCGTACACCTTCCACGCACGCACGCCCGGCAAGCCGTTCGGTCTCGACCTGGATCTGTTCTCCACGGCCTACGACGTCCCCGCGGGGCACCGGCTCGCCCTGGTGGTCGACACGGTCGACCCGCTTTACATCGAGCACAACCCGTCCGGCGCACGGCTGACCTTCTCCTCACCGGCGGACGACCCGTCGTACGTGTCGGTTCCGCTGCGCGAACAGTGA
- a CDS encoding amino acid ABC transporter ATP-binding protein, protein MAVDPLIELRDVNKYFGELHVLQDIDLTVGRGEVVVVIGPSGSGKSTLCRVINRLEPIRSGSITLDGQPLPEEGKTLAGLRSEVGMVFQSFNLFAHKTVLQNISLGQVKVRRRKKDEADRRSRELLDRVGLADQADKFPAQLSGGQQQRVAIARALAMDPKALLFDEPTSALDPEMITEVLEVMQQLAQEGMTMVVVTHEMGFARSAANRVVFMADGRIVEDRTPEEFFTAPRSDRAKDFLSKILKH, encoded by the coding sequence ATGGCCGTCGATCCGTTGATCGAGCTGCGTGACGTCAACAAGTACTTCGGGGAGCTGCATGTCCTTCAGGACATCGATCTCACCGTCGGCAGGGGGGAGGTGGTCGTGGTGATCGGCCCCTCGGGGTCGGGGAAGTCGACACTGTGCCGCGTGATCAACCGCCTGGAGCCCATCCGGTCGGGCTCGATCACGCTCGACGGACAGCCGCTGCCCGAGGAGGGAAAGACGCTGGCGGGACTGCGTTCCGAGGTCGGGATGGTCTTCCAGTCCTTCAACCTCTTCGCCCACAAGACGGTGCTCCAGAACATCTCGCTGGGCCAGGTGAAGGTCCGCAGACGCAAGAAGGACGAGGCCGACCGGCGCTCCCGCGAACTGCTCGACCGCGTGGGCCTCGCCGATCAGGCCGACAAGTTCCCGGCGCAGCTCTCCGGGGGCCAGCAGCAGCGCGTGGCCATCGCCCGCGCCCTCGCCATGGATCCCAAGGCGCTCCTGTTCGACGAGCCCACCTCCGCCCTGGATCCCGAGATGATCACCGAGGTCCTCGAGGTCATGCAGCAGCTCGCCCAGGAGGGCATGACGATGGTCGTGGTCACCCACGAGATGGGTTTCGCGCGCTCGGCCGCCAACCGGGTCGTCTTCATGGCCGACGGCCGCATCGTCGAGGACCGCACGCCCGAGGAGTTCTTCACCGCCCCGCGCAGCGACCGCGCCAAGGACTTCCTCTCCAAGATCCTCAAGCACTGA
- a CDS encoding DUF6278 family protein codes for MNIPFLGNRSKKYRAAVLAEEDSEGIAQLLSECELLRSHAARAGVGLDDTAASLEALDQLPPRWREDEETLPWFGHDAGLYLGTVVVRTVPGAVWAVWPEGEPVVRLASGREVDVVTAGRDWAATGTPELSQLYAEVAEN; via the coding sequence ATGAACATCCCTTTCCTGGGCAACAGGAGCAAGAAGTACCGTGCGGCGGTGCTGGCCGAGGAGGACTCGGAGGGGATCGCCCAACTCCTCTCCGAATGCGAGCTGTTGCGTTCTCACGCCGCTCGGGCCGGGGTCGGACTCGACGACACGGCCGCGTCGCTGGAGGCGCTGGACCAGCTTCCGCCGCGCTGGCGCGAGGACGAGGAGACCCTGCCCTGGTTCGGTCACGACGCGGGGCTCTACCTGGGCACGGTCGTCGTGCGCACGGTCCCCGGTGCGGTGTGGGCGGTCTGGCCCGAGGGCGAGCCGGTCGTCCGGCTGGCGTCCGGCCGGGAGGTCGACGTGGTCACCGCCGGCCGCGACTGGGCCGCGACCGGCACGCCCGAACTGTCCCAGCTCTACGCCGAGGTGGCCGAGAACTGA
- a CDS encoding exodeoxyribonuclease III, which produces MRIATWNVNSITARLPRLLAWLESSGTDVLCLQEAKVAEAQFPLEQLRELGYEAAVHATGRWNGVAVLSRVGLEDVVKGLPGDPGYEGAQEPRAVSATCGPVRVWSVYVPNGREVDHPHYAYKLQWFEALKAAVAGDAAGGRPFAVLGDYNVAPTDDDVHDPAAFEGSTHVTPAERAALASLREAGLSDVVPRPLKYDHPFTYWDYRQLCFPKNRGMRIDLVYGNAPFAAAVKDAYVDREERKGKGASDHAPVVVDLEV; this is translated from the coding sequence ATGCGTATCGCGACCTGGAACGTGAACTCGATCACCGCCCGCCTGCCGAGGCTCCTCGCCTGGCTGGAGAGCAGTGGCACCGACGTGCTCTGCCTCCAGGAGGCCAAGGTCGCCGAGGCGCAGTTCCCGCTCGAGCAGCTGCGCGAGCTGGGCTACGAGGCGGCGGTGCACGCCACGGGCCGGTGGAACGGCGTGGCGGTCCTCTCCCGCGTCGGCCTGGAGGACGTCGTCAAGGGCCTGCCCGGCGATCCCGGCTACGAGGGCGCGCAGGAGCCCCGCGCCGTCTCGGCGACCTGTGGCCCGGTCCGCGTCTGGTCGGTGTACGTGCCGAACGGCCGCGAGGTCGACCACCCGCACTACGCCTACAAGCTCCAGTGGTTCGAGGCCCTCAAGGCGGCCGTCGCGGGCGACGCGGCGGGCGGCCGCCCGTTCGCGGTCCTGGGCGACTACAACGTGGCGCCGACCGACGACGACGTCCACGACCCGGCGGCCTTCGAGGGCTCCACCCATGTCACCCCGGCCGAGCGCGCCGCCCTGGCGTCCCTGCGCGAGGCCGGTCTGTCGGACGTCGTCCCGCGCCCGCTGAAGTACGACCACCCCTTCACGTACTGGGACTACCGCCAGCTCTGCTTCCCCAAGAACCGGGGCATGCGCATCGACCTGGTGTACGGCAACGCGCCGTTCGCCGCAGCGGTGAAGGACGCCTATGTGGACCGCGAGGAGCGCAAGGGCAAGGGCGCTTCCGACCATGCTCCGGTCGTCGTCGACCTCGAGGTGTAG
- a CDS encoding MBL fold metallo-hydrolase — protein sequence MTLTKKAHACVRLEKDGRTLVLDPGAFSEADAALGADAILVTHEHPDHFDGNRLRAALEADPATELWTLRSVAEKLSAAFPGRVHTVGHGDTFTAAGFDVQVHGELHAVIHPDLPRVTNVGFLVDGGRVFHPGDALTVPGHPVETLLAPVQAPWNKISEVIEYVREVRPQRVYDIHDALLTDLARPIYDTHLGNLGGAEHGRLAPGASARL from the coding sequence CTGACACTCACCAAGAAGGCGCACGCGTGCGTGCGCCTGGAGAAGGACGGGCGCACGCTCGTTCTCGACCCCGGCGCGTTCAGCGAGGCGGACGCCGCGCTCGGCGCGGACGCGATCCTGGTCACGCACGAGCACCCCGACCACTTCGACGGGAACCGCCTGCGGGCCGCCCTGGAGGCCGACCCGGCCACGGAGCTCTGGACCCTGAGGTCCGTCGCGGAGAAGCTCTCCGCCGCGTTCCCGGGCCGTGTGCACACAGTCGGCCACGGCGACACGTTCACCGCCGCCGGCTTCGACGTCCAGGTCCACGGCGAGCTGCACGCGGTCATCCACCCCGACCTCCCGCGCGTCACCAACGTCGGCTTCCTCGTCGACGGGGGCCGTGTCTTCCACCCCGGTGACGCGCTCACCGTCCCCGGGCACCCGGTGGAGACCCTGCTGGCCCCGGTCCAGGCTCCCTGGAACAAGATCTCCGAGGTCATCGAGTACGTCCGCGAGGTCCGGCCGCAGCGCGTCTACGACATCCACGACGCCCTCCTCACCGACCTCGCCCGCCCGATCTACGACACCCACCTGGGCAACCTCGGCGGCGCCGAGCACGGCCGGCTGGCGCCGGGAGCGTCCGCCCGGCTGTGA